The following is a genomic window from Pirellulaceae bacterium.
CCGGATACCTTGGTGGTGCTGACAACAGTGCACCTTTTCGCGACAACGGCGACAACGAAACGGCCGTCGCTTTTCTCCAGGGATCAGCAAGTCTGACTCAATTCGTTGAAGGATTGACCATTGGCGAAGAGTACACACTGAGCCTCGATTACAACGCAAGAAACTGCTGCGGAGACACCCCAGTCGCAGAATTATTCATCGACGGCGATATCGTCAGCGAGTTTAATGAAGATGGCTTTGTTGAGCCGGTCGGTGACGACAATCCTTGGTACAACTTCGAAATGTCTTTTATCGCCGAAAGCGACTCGCTGGAAATCTTAGTCTCGACATTTCCCGAATCTGGCGGTGACTCAACATTGATCATTGACAACGTCAGTGTTGCTTCGGCAACCGTAACAGTCGAAGGCGACTTTGACGGTGACGGATTGCTAACCGCCTTTGACATTGATTTACTCAGCGAAGAGAGTCGAGTTGGCACGAATCTGATCGAATTCGACCTTAATGCTGATAACCTTGTCAACGACGACGACCGCGTCATTTGGGTGGAACAACTGAAAAACACCTATTTTGGCGATTCCAATCTGGATGGCGAATTCAATTCAACCGACTTTGTCTACGTCTTCCAACGCGGCAAGTACGAAGACGATGCACCTTTCAACGCAACCTGGGCCGATGGTGACTGGAATGGCGACGGTGATTTCAACAGTAGTGACTTCGTGACTGCTTTCCAGGGGGGTGGCTTTGAAATCGGGCCACGTGCACCTGCCGCCGTACCAGAACCCAGCAGCAGTTTACTGATGCTAATCGCAGTAGCCATGTCGTTCATTCTCCGCACACGGCGTTAGAGCAATTCGAGTTCGTCCTACGAACAAGAATTCCCCAGAACGCACGATTGCCTGCCGCCTTCGGCGGCAGGTTTATCGCAATCTTGCCCCTCCACTTTGACTCTGATCGCATCAGTGTCTCTGATCGCTGAGGACGACTATTTGCCCTCTGCGACGTTCCACCCAACCGAGGCCGAACACGAGCGAGTCCAATCGAGGCGCGGAGATTCGAGGTCCTCTCGCGACCTACTCCCTCACGCACATCACCCACGCGGTAAAAACACACTTCGATGACGTTATTTCCGCTCAGATTCCGGACCACATTCTCGCCATTTGTGTTGGCAAACAATTCGCCCGCCATGGGCAAACCGCGACATTACTCCTTGAGGAGACTGTGGAATGGTATTCCCTATCGCCGATGACAACTCCGATCGCACGTCACCTCCTGTGGTAAATATTGCTTTAATTGCGGCAAATGCGATCGTCTTTTTTGTTTTGCAGGGAGGCGGTAGCAATAGCGAGTTCACCTATAAGTTTTCCACCGTGCCGGCTGAGATCCTATCCGGCCAGGATGTCACCACGGCACCACGGCACCACGGCAGATGGAAGTGGAGACCCCGACCGGTCTCCAGACGGTCACGGTGCCAGGTCTCGGCACCACTCCTATCCCGGTTTACTTGACCCTATTCACTTCCATGTTCATGCACGGTGGACTGATGCACCTGCTCGGCAACATGTGGTTTCTTTGGATTTTCGGAGACAACATCGAGCATGACCTGGGGCGTTTTCGTTATCTCCTGTTTTATTTGCTCACCGGATTACTGGCATCTCTCAGCCACGTTTTCCTGAACAGCTCGGGACCGAATTCGATGATTCCAAGCCTCGGAGCATCCGGAGCATCCGGAGCAATTTCCGGCGTGATGGGCGCGTATCTGGTCTTACATCCTCATCGTCGGGTCACCGTTTTTAGGGTTCGTATCGTGACGCAAGTTCCTGGCTTCGTCGCGGTGGGCATCTGGATTGTTTTCCAGATCATCAGCAGCTTTGGGTCGGAGACAGGTATCGCGTACGGCGCCCATATTGGCGGCTTCGCATTTGGGGCGATCCTCGCGAAACCCTTTACGCAGGGGCTGGCGGCCAAGTCTTCGCCCACTCTTGGCGGTCAATCCTATCGACACGGCCGGT
Proteins encoded in this region:
- a CDS encoding PEP-CTERM sorting domain-containing protein (PEP-CTERM proteins occur, often in large numbers, in the proteomes of bacteria that also encode an exosortase, a predicted intramembrane cysteine proteinase. The presence of a PEP-CTERM domain at a protein's C-terminus predicts cleavage within the sorting domain, followed by covalent anchoring to some some component of the (usually Gram-negative) cell surface. Many PEP-CTERM proteins exhibit an unusual sequence composition that includes large numbers of potential glycosylation sites. Expression of one such protein has been shown restore the ability of a bacterium to form floc, a type of biofilm.), coding for MKFSRLDTLICSLAFAFLALPNINQAEEFVINGDFETDVEEFIVWPGYVGGTNDQGDVNPDEIPEWVGTGGRGINPIFSPQNPEMIADWNGDGGLGINPIENGEAPFQDNGENDTPVALMQGLARLGQEISGLQIGTEYTLTWEYNSRDCCGDFPIGGVMLNGTEFDVDDFTDEIFPVGGIEPWYSAELNFTADSSDLTLDFTSESAGGGDATLLLDNVKLVAAGDATDLILNGDFESNAEEFVVWPGYLGGADNSAPFRDNGDNETAVAFLQGSASLTQFVEGLTIGEEYTLSLDYNARNCCGDTPVAELFIDGDIVSEFNEDGFVEPVGDDNPWYNFEMSFIAESDSLEILVSTFPESGGDSTLIIDNVSVASATVTVEGDFDGDGLLTAFDIDLLSEESRVGTNLIEFDLNADNLVNDDDRVIWVEQLKNTYFGDSNLDGEFNSTDFVYVFQRGKYEDDAPFNATWADGDWNGDGDFNSSDFVTAFQGGGFEIGPRAPAAVPEPSSSLLMLIAVAMSFILRTRR
- a CDS encoding rhomboid family intramembrane serine protease; its protein translation is MEVETPTGLQTVTVPGLGTTPIPVYLTLFTSMFMHGGLMHLLGNMWFLWIFGDNIEHDLGRFRYLLFYLLTGLLASLSHVFLNSSGPNSMIPSLGASGASGAISGVMGAYLVLHPHRRVTVFRVRIVTQVPGFVAVGIWIVFQIISSFGSETGIAYGAHIGGFAFGAILAKPFTQGLAAKSSPTLGGQSYRHGR